In Vanacampus margaritifer isolate UIUO_Vmar chromosome 9, RoL_Vmar_1.0, whole genome shotgun sequence, the following proteins share a genomic window:
- the hamp gene encoding hepcidin-1 has protein sequence MKAFSIAVAVTLVLAFICIPESSALPVDEVQQQMAEARGGDTPVAGQPDVAGEEPWTAHHARHKRQSNLSLCRWCCNCCRSYKGCGFCCKY, from the exons ATGAAGGCATTCAGCATTGCAGTTGCAGTGACACTCGTGCTCGCCTTTATTTGCATCCCGGAGAGCTCTGCGCTCCCCGTCGATGAG GTGCAGCAGCAAATGGCGGAGGCAAGAGGAGGCGACACTCCAGTTGCGGGCCAACCGGACGTGGCCGGCGAGGAGCCTTGGACGGCGCACCACGCGCGTCACAAGCGGCAGAGCAACCTGTCGCTGTGCCGCTGGTGCTGCAACTGCTGCCGGTCCTACAAGGGTTGCGGCTTCTGTTGCAAATactga
- the usf2l gene encoding upstream stimulatory factor 2 isoform X1 gives MDMLEQSLDNASQDKQDEEVQASDDGTGDEQTAVTIQQAAAFGDHNIQYQLHTDGGQVTYRVVQVTDQNLEGRDDAGGAVSVVSAAAFSGAPQAVAQAVIQNPFSNGGSPAGESAGGEARFAYFPAAAVSDGAVSVQAAAADPTLTQGGGQFYVMMTPPEVIQTGATRSIAPRTQPFPVDENEMLRHEGLNWKMDGPRTPRDERRRAQHNEVERRRRDKINNWIVTLSKIIPDCNVESTKTGASKGGILSKACDYIRDLRQGNQRLQDSLKEVERIQVDNELCRQQIEELKNENALLRAQLQQHGIEMVGETSPQ, from the exons ATGGATATGCTCGAACAGAGTCTGGACAACGCCAG CCAAGATAAACAAGACGAGGAGGTGCAAGCATCTGACG ACGGAACCGGAGACGAGCAGACAGCCGTCACCATACAGCAAGCCGCGGCGTTTGGGGATCACAACATACAATACCAGTTACATACTGACGGGGGACAG GTGACGTACCGTGTGGTCCAGGTCACTGACCAGAACCTTGAGGGACGGGACGACGCTGGCGGTGCGGTGAGCGTCGTCTCTGCGGCGGCCTTCAGCGGTGCTCCTCAGGCTGTTGCTCAG GCGGTGATCCAGAACCCTTTCAGTAATGGAGGAAGCCCGGCAGGGGAGTCGGCGGGTGGGGAAGCGCGCTTCGCCTACTTCCCAGCAGCGGCGGTGAGCGACGGCGCCGTGTCTGTgcaggccgccgccgccgacccTACGCTCACGCAGGGGGGAG GCCAGTTCTACGTCATGATGACCCCTCCCGAAGTCATTCAGACGGGCGCCACGCGAAGTATTGCCCCACGCACGCAACCCTTCCCCGT AGATGAAAACGAGATGCTGCGGCACGAAGGTTTAAACTG GAAAATGGATGGGCCGCGAACTCCACGAGATGAAAGGAGGAGAGCGCAGCATAATGAAG TTGAGAGGCGGCGGAGGGACAAAATCAACAACTGGATTGTGACGCTCTCCAAAATCATCCCTGATTGCAACGTCGAAAGCACCAAAACCGGAGCA AGCAAAGGAGGCATTCTGTCCAAAGCGTGCGACTACATCCGCGATCTAAGACAAGGCAACCAGCGGCTGCAGGATAGCCTGAAGGAAGTGGAGAGGATCCAGGTGGACAACGAGCTGTGCAGGCAGCAG ATTGAGGAACTGAAGAACGAGAACGCCTTGCTGAGAGCGCAGCTCCAGCAGCACGGCATCGAGATGGTGGGGGAGACGTCGCCGCAGTAG
- the usf2l gene encoding upstream stimulatory factor 2 isoform X2: MDMLEQSLDNASQDKQDEEVQASDDGTGDEQTAVTIQQAAAFGDHNIQYQLHTDGGQVTYRVVQVTDQNLEGRDDAGGAVSVVSAAAFSGAPQAVAQAVIQNPFSNGGSPAGESAGGEARFAYFPAAAVSDGAVSVQAAAADPTLTQGGGQFYVMMTPPEVIQTGATRSIAPRTQPFPVKMDGPRTPRDERRRAQHNEVERRRRDKINNWIVTLSKIIPDCNVESTKTGASKGGILSKACDYIRDLRQGNQRLQDSLKEVERIQVDNELCRQQIEELKNENALLRAQLQQHGIEMVGETSPQ; encoded by the exons ATGGATATGCTCGAACAGAGTCTGGACAACGCCAG CCAAGATAAACAAGACGAGGAGGTGCAAGCATCTGACG ACGGAACCGGAGACGAGCAGACAGCCGTCACCATACAGCAAGCCGCGGCGTTTGGGGATCACAACATACAATACCAGTTACATACTGACGGGGGACAG GTGACGTACCGTGTGGTCCAGGTCACTGACCAGAACCTTGAGGGACGGGACGACGCTGGCGGTGCGGTGAGCGTCGTCTCTGCGGCGGCCTTCAGCGGTGCTCCTCAGGCTGTTGCTCAG GCGGTGATCCAGAACCCTTTCAGTAATGGAGGAAGCCCGGCAGGGGAGTCGGCGGGTGGGGAAGCGCGCTTCGCCTACTTCCCAGCAGCGGCGGTGAGCGACGGCGCCGTGTCTGTgcaggccgccgccgccgacccTACGCTCACGCAGGGGGGAG GCCAGTTCTACGTCATGATGACCCCTCCCGAAGTCATTCAGACGGGCGCCACGCGAAGTATTGCCCCACGCACGCAACCCTTCCCCGT GAAAATGGATGGGCCGCGAACTCCACGAGATGAAAGGAGGAGAGCGCAGCATAATGAAG TTGAGAGGCGGCGGAGGGACAAAATCAACAACTGGATTGTGACGCTCTCCAAAATCATCCCTGATTGCAACGTCGAAAGCACCAAAACCGGAGCA AGCAAAGGAGGCATTCTGTCCAAAGCGTGCGACTACATCCGCGATCTAAGACAAGGCAACCAGCGGCTGCAGGATAGCCTGAAGGAAGTGGAGAGGATCCAGGTGGACAACGAGCTGTGCAGGCAGCAG ATTGAGGAACTGAAGAACGAGAACGCCTTGCTGAGAGCGCAGCTCCAGCAGCACGGCATCGAGATGGTGGGGGAGACGTCGCCGCAGTAG
- the usf2l gene encoding upstream stimulatory factor 2 isoform X3: MINKSTSQVTYRVVQVTDQNLEGRDDAGGAVSVVSAAAFSGAPQAVAQAVIQNPFSNGGSPAGESAGGEARFAYFPAAAVSDGAVSVQAAAADPTLTQGGGQFYVMMTPPEVIQTGATRSIAPRTQPFPVDENEMLRHEGLNWKMDGPRTPRDERRRAQHNEVERRRRDKINNWIVTLSKIIPDCNVESTKTGASKGGILSKACDYIRDLRQGNQRLQDSLKEVERIQVDNELCRQQIEELKNENALLRAQLQQHGIEMVGETSPQ, encoded by the exons ATGATCAACAAATCTACCAGCCAG GTGACGTACCGTGTGGTCCAGGTCACTGACCAGAACCTTGAGGGACGGGACGACGCTGGCGGTGCGGTGAGCGTCGTCTCTGCGGCGGCCTTCAGCGGTGCTCCTCAGGCTGTTGCTCAG GCGGTGATCCAGAACCCTTTCAGTAATGGAGGAAGCCCGGCAGGGGAGTCGGCGGGTGGGGAAGCGCGCTTCGCCTACTTCCCAGCAGCGGCGGTGAGCGACGGCGCCGTGTCTGTgcaggccgccgccgccgacccTACGCTCACGCAGGGGGGAG GCCAGTTCTACGTCATGATGACCCCTCCCGAAGTCATTCAGACGGGCGCCACGCGAAGTATTGCCCCACGCACGCAACCCTTCCCCGT AGATGAAAACGAGATGCTGCGGCACGAAGGTTTAAACTG GAAAATGGATGGGCCGCGAACTCCACGAGATGAAAGGAGGAGAGCGCAGCATAATGAAG TTGAGAGGCGGCGGAGGGACAAAATCAACAACTGGATTGTGACGCTCTCCAAAATCATCCCTGATTGCAACGTCGAAAGCACCAAAACCGGAGCA AGCAAAGGAGGCATTCTGTCCAAAGCGTGCGACTACATCCGCGATCTAAGACAAGGCAACCAGCGGCTGCAGGATAGCCTGAAGGAAGTGGAGAGGATCCAGGTGGACAACGAGCTGTGCAGGCAGCAG ATTGAGGAACTGAAGAACGAGAACGCCTTGCTGAGAGCGCAGCTCCAGCAGCACGGCATCGAGATGGTGGGGGAGACGTCGCCGCAGTAG